The following are from one region of the Papaver somniferum cultivar HN1 unplaced genomic scaffold, ASM357369v1 unplaced-scaffold_132, whole genome shotgun sequence genome:
- the LOC113333183 gene encoding pre-rRNA-processing protein TSR2 homolog isoform X1, with protein sequence MNSNNGHYTASHQQLRPESISVFIEGINLILSRWIGLQLAIKNEWSGRDSRQKSEQFVNDIFSWFSLSKVPLYVDDLEHMLDEKMLLTFNTEIDDGSIEEVAEELIIVYEDCLQGSHESVEKLRKSNSGAEFVSQHKQASIYTLSYYYSTRI encoded by the exons ATGAATTCCAATAATGGACATTATACTGCTTCTCATCAACAATTAAGACCTGAATCTATATCTGTATTCATTGAAGGGATTAATTTGATTCTTTCTAGATGGATTGGACTTCAACTTGCCATCAAAAACGAATGGAGTGGAAGAGATTCTCGTCAGAAATCAGAACAATTTGTGAACGATATCTTCTCTTGGTTTTCTTTATCTAAAG TACcattatatgttgatgatttggAACACATGTTGGATGAGAAAATGTTGCTTACTTTTAATACCGAGATCGATGATGGTAGCATTGAAGAa GTAGCAGAAGAGTTGATAATAGTTTATGAAGATTGTTTGCAAGGCAGTCATGAGTCAGTAGAAAAACTTAGGAAATCTAATTCTGGGGCAGAATTTGTGTCCCAACACAAACAGGCATCCATCTATACGTTGTCTTATTATTACTCGACTCGGATTTGA
- the LOC113333182 gene encoding E3 ubiquitin ligase PQT3-like has translation MAVYVKFKSAKDFFSVPVTSAYTSVSELKSLIRHSKKYGHGKDYDITITNPLTNEGQGNFRVPPEGYICYRCRVPGHFIQHCPTNGDPEYDIKRLRPPTGIPKLNGAAFEKEVESIPSASGRVMNFPPQLYCPLCKEVMKDAVLTRKCCFQSFCNECIRGNIISKSMCICGVKNIPVDDLIPNKTLRDTINSYLKSSDSSEGNTKSTLTTEDTGSARSSSLPKIPSPADCGGSKTEKILSSVKEEISNAKEVVNEGNHVGVLQQSLEKGKSEDEAQSSIQKEQSSASLVQKEVQQRKPPCDLGNKKKKEKKSFSSLGGKLLADGDLFRGTSEAIAAENYMGPFSTSAYNNSHWGMQYGMYGYMAPYNYHGYSHTAAPYGGMYTQNPFGGDQGSYAPCESEHIKIKDQEFSKEVSRNADRSSIKANEAQKRPMTRKSHSNENIDQHTSRTKPSSQGKRSRVTPESSSQGKRSRVTPDRCDYSSDVDNGDDERNFKRNRSWY, from the exons ATGGCTGTTTATGTGAAATTCAAAAGTGCAAAGGATTTCTTCTCTGTTCCTGTGACTAGTGCTTATACATCTGTTTCTGAATTGAAATCACTTATTCGTCATTCCAAAAAATATGGTCATGGCAAAGATTATGATATTACTATCACAAATCCTCTAACAAATGAAG GGCAAGGAAATTTCAGGGTACCACCAGAAGGCTACATATGTTACAGATGCCGGGTTCCTG GGCATTTTATTCAGCACTGTCCTACCAATGGTGATCCTGAATACGACATAAAACGACTGAGGCCTCCCACTGGTATCCCAAAGCTCAATGG GGCTGCTTTTGAGAAGGAGGTTGAAAGCATACCCTCTGCTTCAGGGCGAGTTATGAATTTTCCTCCACAACTCTACTGCCCATTGTGTAAAGAAGTGATGAAAGACGCAGTACTTACAAGAAAGTGCTGTTTTCAGAGTTTCTGCAATGAAT GTATCAGAGGCAACATTATTTCAAAATCTATGTGTATTTGTGGGGTGAAAAATATACCTGTGGATGACCTCATTCCTAACAAAACACTTAGGGACACCATCAACAGCTATCTCAAATCAAGTGACAGTAGTGAAGGAAACACGAAAAGCACACTTACTACTGAAG ATACAGGGTCTGCTCGTTCTTCTTCGCTACCAAAAATCCCATCACCTGCTGATTGCGGCGGTTCAAAGACAGAGAAGATACTATCATCTGTTAAAGAAGAAATTTCTAATGCCAAGGAGGTAGTTAATGAAGGAAATCATGTTGGGGTGCTACAGCAGTCGCTTGAAAAAGGCAAATCTGAAGATGAAGCTCAGTCATCGATTCAAAAGGAACAGAGTAGTGCTTCATTGGTGCAAAAGGAAGTGCAACAGAGGAAGCCTCCTTGTGATTTaggaaacaagaagaagaaggagaagaaaagctTCTCGAGTCTTGGCGGTAAGCTGCTTGCAGATGGAGATTTGTTTCGGGGAACTTCTGAAGCTATTGCAGCTGAAAATTATATGGGGCCTTTCAGCACTTCTGCATATAACAACTCACACTGGGGTATGCAGTACGGAATGTATGGATATATGGCTCCTTACAATTATCATGGTTATAGTCATACAGCTGCTCCTTATGGAGGAATGTACACTCAGAACCCCTTTGGAGGAGATCAAGGGTCATATGCTCCATGTGAGag TGAGCATATTAAAATTAAAGATCAAGAGTTCAGTAAAGAAGTGAGCAGAAATGCAGACCGTTCATCAATCAAAGCTAAC GAAGCTCAGAAGAGGCCTATGACTAGGAAATCTCACAGTAATGAAAATATCGATCAACACACATCAAGAACAAAACCGAGCAGTCAAGGAAAGCGGAGCAGAGTTACACCAGAGTCGAGCAGCCAAGGAAAGAGGAGCAGAGTTACACCAGACCGTTGTGATTATAGTAGTGATGTTGATAATGGCGATGATGAGAGGAATTTTAAGAGAAATCGGTCTTGGTACTAG
- the LOC113333183 gene encoding pre-rRNA-processing protein TSR2 homolog isoform X2: protein MNSNNGHYTASHQQLRPESISVFIEGINLILSRWIGLQLAIKNEWSGRDSRQKSEQFVNDIFSWFSLSKVPLYVDDLEHMLDEKMLLTFNTEIDDGSIEEVAEELIIVYEDCLQGSHESVEKLRKSNSGAEFVSQHKQITAGHRGIS from the exons ATGAATTCCAATAATGGACATTATACTGCTTCTCATCAACAATTAAGACCTGAATCTATATCTGTATTCATTGAAGGGATTAATTTGATTCTTTCTAGATGGATTGGACTTCAACTTGCCATCAAAAACGAATGGAGTGGAAGAGATTCTCGTCAGAAATCAGAACAATTTGTGAACGATATCTTCTCTTGGTTTTCTTTATCTAAAG TACcattatatgttgatgatttggAACACATGTTGGATGAGAAAATGTTGCTTACTTTTAATACCGAGATCGATGATGGTAGCATTGAAGAa GTAGCAGAAGAGTTGATAATAGTTTATGAAGATTGTTTGCAAGGCAGTCATGAGTCAGTAGAAAAACTTAGGAAATCTAATTCTGGGGCAGAATTTGTGTCCCAACACAAACAG ATAACTGCTGGACATCGAGGCATAAGCTAG